In Zobellia roscoffensis, the following are encoded in one genomic region:
- a CDS encoding glycosyltransferase family 2 protein, whose product MNNSDNKLTALVITYNEMEHIKKCIASVSFADEIIVVDSYSTDGTFEYLEALPNVRVIQRPFKNFTDQKSFTLDKASNDWILFVDADEVVPRSLRTEITQTIQKPNALDAYWFYRKFMFKDSKLNYSGWQTDKNVRLFKKSQCRFAQHKLVHETLQINGKTGVLKEKLVHYCYKGYSDYKAKMVHYGKLKAKELHSKKRSCNLFKLIGKPTWKFAYNYFIRLGFIDLHKGFTVCYLNALSVYVRYDELSKLQALTATKAKNTVTTNEKYKLNNVEMAAS is encoded by the coding sequence TTGAATAATTCTGACAATAAACTTACGGCATTAGTCATAACATATAACGAAATGGAGCACATTAAAAAGTGTATTGCTTCCGTTTCTTTTGCAGATGAGATTATCGTGGTTGACTCCTATAGTACAGACGGCACATTCGAATATTTAGAAGCATTACCCAATGTGCGTGTTATTCAGCGTCCCTTTAAAAATTTCACCGATCAAAAATCATTTACTTTAGATAAAGCTTCAAATGACTGGATTTTATTTGTTGATGCCGATGAAGTGGTGCCTCGCTCTTTACGTACAGAGATAACCCAAACCATTCAAAAACCAAATGCTTTAGATGCGTATTGGTTTTATAGAAAGTTTATGTTCAAGGACAGTAAGCTGAATTATAGCGGTTGGCAAACCGATAAAAACGTTAGACTTTTTAAGAAAAGTCAATGTCGATTTGCTCAACACAAATTAGTACATGAAACTTTACAAATTAATGGAAAAACAGGTGTACTCAAGGAAAAATTAGTCCATTATTGCTACAAAGGGTATTCAGACTACAAAGCCAAAATGGTGCATTACGGCAAACTGAAAGCAAAAGAACTACACTCTAAAAAACGTTCTTGCAACCTATTTAAATTGATAGGGAAACCTACATGGAAATTTGCTTACAATTACTTTATAAGACTAGGTTTTATAGATTTACATAAAGGGTTTACTGTCTGCTATTTAAATGCATTGAGCGTATATGTAAGATATGATGAACTTTCAAAATTACAAGCGCTTACAGCCACTAAGGCAAAAAATACTGTTACTACCAACGAAAAATATAAACTTAACAACGTAGAGATGGCAGCTAGCTAA
- a CDS encoding glycosyltransferase family 4 protein, giving the protein MKIALESSSLFFKNYTGIPFYIHNLYNSLKDIDAIDPYLAFRLKRKFKKKSDFQKNLLNNKHLWHLNNFALTTTKFDVAHSLHSPFLNFSSSLKVATVHDLAVHLPQFKSYELTTPYFEKKRMALFKDFSKKADVIITVSEATKQDFLSFFNYPEDRIHAIPLAPSLKAQQNNKTNNDLLKEFNVAPKTYFISLGGVSLRKNTLNLIKGYALSKESQNKKLIITGKIESKHYSPVFNFIKENSLENKIVITGYLSSEKLAALYKNAAAFLFPTFYEGFGIPILEAMLAELPVLTSNTGAAPETSKNHAALVNPFKPEDIAAGIERLSTITEDQIKQAKQFATTFTWERTAQKTKMVYEKYM; this is encoded by the coding sequence ATGAAAATTGCATTGGAAAGTTCTTCTCTCTTTTTTAAGAACTACACTGGTATTCCTTTTTACATTCATAATTTATACAATTCATTAAAAGATATAGATGCTATTGACCCCTATTTAGCTTTTAGGTTAAAGAGAAAGTTCAAAAAAAAATCTGACTTCCAGAAAAATCTCTTAAACAACAAACACCTTTGGCATCTAAACAATTTTGCCCTAACCACTACAAAGTTTGATGTGGCACATAGTCTACACTCTCCTTTTCTAAATTTTAGTTCGTCCTTAAAAGTTGCCACTGTACATGATTTAGCAGTACACTTACCCCAATTTAAATCATATGAGTTAACTACACCATACTTTGAAAAAAAGAGAATGGCACTTTTCAAAGATTTTAGTAAAAAGGCCGATGTAATCATTACAGTGAGCGAAGCTACAAAGCAAGATTTTCTTTCATTTTTTAATTATCCTGAAGACAGAATACATGCAATTCCGTTAGCTCCCTCACTAAAAGCTCAACAAAACAACAAAACAAATAATGATTTACTAAAGGAATTTAATGTTGCCCCAAAAACATATTTCATATCCCTAGGAGGGGTCTCCTTAAGAAAAAATACACTTAACCTTATTAAAGGTTATGCTTTATCAAAAGAGAGTCAGAATAAAAAACTAATAATCACTGGGAAAATTGAATCAAAACATTATTCCCCTGTGTTCAACTTTATTAAAGAGAACAGTTTAGAAAACAAAATTGTGATAACTGGTTATCTAAGTTCTGAGAAGCTAGCAGCACTTTATAAAAATGCAGCTGCTTTTTTGTTTCCCACATTCTATGAAGGCTTTGGTATTCCTATATTAGAAGCAATGTTAGCTGAATTGCCCGTCTTGACCAGTAACACAGGAGCTGCTCCCGAAACCTCAAAGAATCATGCCGCTTTAGTAAACCCATTTAAACCCGAAGACATTGCGGCAGGTATAGAACGCCTATCAACAATAACCGAAGACCAAATAAAACAAGCTAAACAATTTGCAACTACCTTTACCTGGGAAAGAACAGCGCAGAAGACGAAAATGGTTTATGAAAAATATATGTAA
- a CDS encoding glycosyltransferase family 4 protein codes for MRIGYDAKRIFHNRTGLGNYGRDILRILNSYPELEEFYLFNTKTPSIDRKVALEKSTIVYPSGWFWKNFPSLWRLFGQWNQINDLRLDWYHGLSGEIPIQFKKRGTSKIVTIHDLIFISHPQYYKFWDRIIYKLKFYYAVHAANHIVAISEQTKRDIIKFLKVSPHKITVVYQGCHSAFKTTYSQEEKEKVRAEHNLPKQFILNVGTIQERKNVLAIIKAIKGTTYHLALVGGEKSYAKKVRRYITEHQMQDQVTFVKKIGVQDLAILYQAATLLCYPSYCEGFGIPLIEALFSKIPVIVTKGGCFPEAAGPDALYIDPDNTKEIQENIKKLYDNPELRKEMTDKGFSYVQRFNDENVGANLVALYKKLA; via the coding sequence ATGAGAATAGGTTATGATGCCAAAAGAATTTTTCACAACAGAACTGGTCTAGGAAACTATGGACGGGATATTCTACGTATTTTAAATTCCTACCCCGAACTTGAAGAGTTTTATCTTTTCAATACCAAAACTCCTAGCATAGATAGGAAAGTTGCCTTAGAAAAATCAACAATAGTTTATCCATCGGGTTGGTTTTGGAAAAACTTCCCTTCGCTATGGCGCTTGTTCGGGCAATGGAACCAGATAAACGATTTGAGATTGGATTGGTATCACGGACTATCAGGAGAAATACCCATTCAGTTCAAAAAACGGGGCACTTCAAAAATAGTCACCATACATGATCTTATTTTCATAAGCCACCCTCAATATTATAAATTTTGGGATCGGATAATATATAAACTAAAGTTTTACTACGCTGTACATGCCGCAAACCATATTGTGGCTATAAGTGAACAGACCAAAAGAGATATCATTAAATTTTTAAAGGTTTCACCTCATAAGATTACAGTAGTCTACCAAGGTTGTCACAGTGCATTTAAAACTACTTATTCCCAAGAAGAAAAAGAGAAGGTTAGAGCAGAACATAATCTACCTAAGCAATTTATTTTAAACGTAGGCACTATACAAGAACGTAAAAATGTACTGGCAATAATCAAAGCTATTAAAGGCACTACCTATCATTTGGCTTTGGTGGGAGGCGAAAAATCCTATGCAAAAAAGGTTCGCAGATATATTACTGAACACCAAATGCAAGATCAGGTAACATTTGTAAAGAAAATTGGGGTACAAGATTTAGCTATACTCTATCAAGCCGCCACTCTGCTTTGCTACCCATCTTATTGCGAGGGATTTGGAATACCGTTAATTGAGGCTCTTTTTAGCAAGATTCCTGTTATTGTTACAAAAGGAGGCTGTTTCCCAGAAGCGGCCGGACCTGATGCTCTTTATATTGACCCAGATAATACTAAGGAAATTCAAGAAAATATTAAAAAACTATACGATAATCCAGAACTGAGAAAAGAAATGACAGACAAAGGCTTTTCTTATGTACAAAGATTTAATGATGAGAACGTGGGTGCCAATCTAGTTGCTCTCTATAAAAAGCTAGCGTAA
- a CDS encoding glycosyltransferase, protein MGCICFFNTVKSWGGGEKWHFEVSQYLHEKGVPVFVVAHPKSVLSQKLKTTDIPHKTIELSNLSFINPIKRLAVKNCLKSQAVDTIVMNLSSDVKIAGPIAKELNIKRIIYRRGSAIPIKNTFSNRYLFKNVLTEILANSVATKNTILENNPKLFPKEKITVIYNGVAIPEQLDTERSHAQNGLITLVNLGRLEFQKNQGFLLDVAKRLMQKGVVFKMIIGGDGRLKSLLQSRIENEGLSNHVELCGFVDKPYEFISHGDVFLLSSHWEGFGYVLAEAALSERPSVAFNTSSNPEVVLHEKTGLLTPPNDIESFVKAIEKLYNNRSLITSMGAAGRKFVIDQFEKSKKLKEIEAYLKYE, encoded by the coding sequence ATGGGTTGTATTTGTTTTTTTAATACGGTCAAATCTTGGGGCGGAGGAGAAAAATGGCATTTTGAAGTAAGCCAGTATCTTCATGAAAAAGGGGTTCCTGTTTTTGTGGTTGCACATCCTAAAAGTGTCCTTTCACAAAAACTTAAAACTACGGATATTCCCCATAAAACTATTGAACTATCAAACCTTAGTTTCATTAACCCTATTAAAAGGTTAGCTGTTAAAAATTGCCTCAAAAGCCAAGCTGTAGATACCATAGTCATGAATTTATCGAGCGATGTGAAAATTGCTGGACCAATTGCAAAAGAACTGAACATTAAAAGAATTATTTATAGGCGAGGTAGTGCCATACCTATCAAAAACACTTTTTCCAATCGGTATCTTTTCAAAAACGTACTTACAGAAATACTTGCAAATTCTGTAGCTACCAAAAACACCATTTTAGAGAACAATCCCAAGCTTTTTCCAAAAGAAAAAATCACGGTTATCTATAACGGTGTAGCTATTCCCGAGCAACTAGATACGGAAAGGTCCCATGCTCAAAACGGACTAATTACCCTAGTTAACCTAGGCCGTTTGGAGTTTCAAAAAAACCAAGGATTTTTACTAGATGTTGCAAAAAGGCTAATGCAAAAAGGAGTGGTATTTAAAATGATAATTGGTGGTGACGGACGTCTAAAAAGTTTACTACAATCTAGGATAGAAAATGAAGGTTTATCAAACCATGTAGAACTTTGTGGTTTTGTAGATAAGCCCTATGAATTCATTTCACATGGTGATGTATTTTTACTTTCTTCTCATTGGGAAGGTTTTGGCTACGTTCTTGCAGAAGCTGCGCTATCGGAAAGGCCATCCGTTGCTTTTAATACTAGTAGTAACCCGGAGGTAGTTTTACACGAAAAAACCGGTCTATTAACTCCTCCTAACGATATAGAAAGCTTTGTTAAAGCTATTGAAAAACTATATAATAATAGATCATTAATTACTTCAATGGGTGCTGCTGGCAGGAAATTTGTAATTGATCAGTTTGAAAAGTCGAAAAAATTAAAGGAAATAGAAGCATACTTGAAATATGAATAG
- a CDS encoding glycosyltransferase family 2 protein, with translation MNRTEKISGLLITLNEEKHIEAVLQNLSFCDEIIVVDSFSTDRTVEIIKNHSNVQLIQRPFKNYTDQKQFALDQAAYNWVLFMDADERVTPKLEKEIIEEIENKTDCAAAYYFLRIFMYQDKVLRFSGWQTDKNYRLFQKDKVQFVSDRIVHETLEVNGNSKTLKNRLIHYSFNNYDEYKSKMVKYGKMKAREAFEAGKTARWYHSVLRPAWKFFNHYILRLGFLDGKKGIVISYLNAVGVYSRFKELKRLNSAGKK, from the coding sequence ATGAATAGGACGGAAAAGATTTCGGGCTTACTAATTACCTTAAACGAGGAAAAACACATAGAAGCTGTTTTACAGAACCTATCATTTTGTGATGAAATCATTGTTGTTGATTCCTTCAGCACAGACCGTACTGTTGAAATCATTAAAAATCATTCCAATGTTCAACTTATACAGCGGCCCTTTAAGAATTACACAGACCAAAAGCAGTTTGCCTTAGACCAAGCGGCTTATAATTGGGTGCTTTTTATGGATGCGGACGAAAGGGTAACTCCTAAACTTGAAAAAGAAATTATAGAAGAAATAGAAAATAAAACCGACTGTGCAGCTGCCTATTATTTTCTGCGAATTTTCATGTATCAGGATAAAGTACTCCGTTTTAGTGGATGGCAAACAGACAAAAATTATCGCTTATTTCAAAAAGATAAAGTGCAGTTCGTTTCTGATCGAATAGTACATGAAACTTTAGAGGTAAACGGTAATTCTAAAACATTAAAAAACCGACTAATACATTATTCATTCAACAATTATGATGAATACAAATCCAAGATGGTTAAGTACGGAAAAATGAAGGCCAGAGAGGCCTTTGAAGCAGGTAAAACAGCTAGATGGTATCATTCTGTATTAAGACCCGCATGGAAATTTTTCAACCACTATATTCTTAGGTTGGGGTTCTTGGACGGTAAAAAAGGTATTGTTATCTCCTACCTAAATGCGGTTGGTGTCTACAGTAGATTTAAAGAACTAAAACGTCTGAACTCGGCAGGAAAAAAATGA